CACAAACCTTGTCCACACCTGACCACCGTGTTCAATACCGCGAGGACATTGTTGACACATATCCTGATTCCGGCATGTTTCCTTGATATGCTACTGACCTACTACGGTCGATTCAGGACTTCTGTAGCCATATCCCTTACTTGATCAGTAAAACTGAACTGGTATACTGTGTTCCTCGTAAAATATGATTAATGTTTTGAACGGCCCAGGAACGGCCCACGAACCTCCGTGGCCATCCTTAGTTCATCCTGATGACTGGGCCCTAGGATAAAATTATATGCATTGCATGAAATTGTATAACAGTGTTAACACGTAGATAAGCCTCTTTGACAACCTCGtacaatgtattattttaatcCCATTTGTTATATTAAGTTATGTTATATGAAGTTATATCCTTTCATTGGAAAAACTATCGTATTGTCGGGAAATTTTGCTATCCTACAACTCGAACATCGGTGGCGATGCCAGATTTTCCAAATCGTGTTTTTAGAAGAACATTCATGCAGTTTCAGAATAAGAAACTGAGAAACGGCATGGCTTAATACAATCTTAAAGGGAAGTCAAAGCAAACCAACGACGTTTTATCTGAGATTCACTAATGTCAAATCTGGTAGCTGCATCATATGTTTACCGACATGGCTAACTATAGATGTGAAGCTTGTCCACCCTTCATCTATAATTGAACTTTTGGGAAATGGTGAAGTTGGTTCTTTCAGTGATCTGTCTATTGAGGATTATGATTGCTATAGTGCGTATTCCCCGGTCATAGAGCAGCTGTTTGAAATAAATGAGATCCACAAGGTAAAGGATAAATGCAGTGTTTATAGCAAGATTCGATTGCGCTCATATACTAAGTTGGTATCATACGCTGTGACAAACTCAGATATTGCCATGCTCATTGATGCTGGGATTAAGCTATTATATATAAACCACCCAGTGTGGATAACTGTGAGTGTAATTCTTTTCACTGATTCACAAAACTAGTATATTTTGAATTaatatttgtgtgatatttgaATCTTTATAAGCTTATATagtgtatttatgttttttgatgTTAATGAGATCCCTTGTACTGCATGCCCACAAGTCTGTAGAAAAGCATCTATAAAAGTAAATTTAGCAAGCGCCAGCTGCATGTAAATTAAACCAAAAGTTATGTCTGTTCACCGCAAGAAGATCAAGCGCAGCGACACTCCTGTTTATACTTGTGCGGTGCATATGTATGATTTCAGGGGCTCTGCTGGCGATCGATGGCCTGAGTTTGTGAATGACAGAAATGGCCTTGACACGAGCGATGTCAGTGCACTGATTTAATCCAAGAAGCAGAGGGTGAGAGCCGAGGATTGTAAGTCTGGCCTGGGCAGCATTATCTCTGCGTGGAACATACCATCTAAGACCTAACGATGGATTGGCTCTCGGTGCTTCACGTCCTTCTGctagctttttttgttttcgtgaTATGTCAATTGACCCGCCTATATTTCGCCGACAGTGACTTAACATTGCAGTGGGCTCATCATTTCGGGGTTCCAACCAGTAAGTGGTGTTATTTGATGTCAGTTTTCTTGGTTGAGCGATAAAGAGGCACTACTCTTCAACGCACttgcccgtacgtgggaaggtctgccagcaacctgcggatggtcgttggttacccccgagctctgcccagtttcctcctactataataCTGGCGtatagttgaaatattcttgagcacagcgttaaacgtcagtcaaataaatagataaataaatcaacgcaGGGCTGGATAACTATGTATGAAAGTCTGATAAATCTTATATGTTGTACTTAGCTCATATATAGTTGTCCCATGGCCCATTTAGTATCTATTAAACTTTGAGGTACAGTATTATACAGATGGACTTTGGATAGCGTTCTACATTGATTGCAGCTCACGTAGACCACCTCTTTATTTACAGCCTCCTTGAACTAGGACCTATTTTGTTGTTAGCAGAGTTAAAGTTTGTGCTCTGTCTGCGTCATGAATCCACAATTACCTTTCAGTTTGAGTGGTAACGAACGTTACCATGCGGTGCAAAATCAAATGTAGCCAGTCAGTAGAAAAATACATAACACTTACTTTTATGTGGGCACTTTGGTGTGTGTTGCATGTATTTGACTTCATCTGTGAAAACTTGCAAGGATGCTGCTATAATAGCCTCTACAACTTAATCCATTCAGTGTATGAACttattaataatgaataatCCGTTGATACgaatttcaaaaatgttataTTGCTTCCATCAAACTTTCATTGATAGGCTTGTGCTCTGAACGTTATTTCTGCATGGACTTTAATGGCTTTCTGTAGCTGTTATAGTATTGATCCGCAGATAGGCCCAGTTATACCTGTACAGTAACGTCATGACGTGTCCCAGTTCTTTACTGGACTCTCACGCGACAGAGAGTTTCGGCTTCAGCCTTAGGGCATAAAGCGTGGACCTTCGTAACTGAGAATCGAAGATTGTTATTAAATACACTATTCCGACTGTAACCCTTGATTCAGTtgatgtacactgtaaatctgAAGTAAACACTAGTTAGAACAATATAAATGGTTGTTAAAATACTCTGTTTTCAATAACTTTGACTCTATTAGGTCATCTGCGTGGAAAGGTTGTGTGGATCACAGGAGCCTCCAGTGGGATCGGAGAGCATCTGTCTTATGAATTGGCTGCGGCTGGATGCAGGCTTGTACTCTCTGCCAGGCGCAAAGATGAACTGGAGAGAGTGAAAAAACAGTGTCAATGTAGGTGTATAATGATTTAAGACATCTTCGTGAACAATAGTAAAGATTTACAATTTAACTATATAGTCATATCTCTCTGCTGTATCCATGTTAACATTGCCTGTATTCAGTGATTTCTCATCTATAGTTATGTTTTAAAAGCTGTGTAATCCTGAGAATATGAAACAAATAGTCTATAATATAAATAACTGACACCGATTTTATAAGTAAACAGAAACTGAAAAGAATGAAACTGTGGTTGTGTACGAATTTGtaagatgatacatgtaaacgATCGAGAATAAATAAGATACACTCTTGGACTAACTGATCAACATTCTTGAGCTAAAGAATTTCAAGGGACAATTCTACAAATCCCTCCATCATGTTTTGTTCCTCTGTACAATGAGATAAtgatttgttttggaaatgtgtAACAATAATGGGTTAATAATACATTAGTTATTGTTATAAAATGTGCTACACTTCTTCTTTTAGTGAGTGGACGAGTTGCCGACGCTGACATTCTGGTTTTACCTCTTGATGTTGTGAAATTTGACACACATAAAGAGCACGTGCGCACTGTGATTGATCATTTTAAACAGGTAGCCCTAAATAACATTATGGCCCATTTGCCTTTTAAACCTTAGCATATCAATTCAGGGATCTTGTTTGTCGGTTCAGCCATTAATTCATGCATGTGTTCCATCGGAGTCCTGCATTCTGTCGGAACACCTTTATATCTGCTCCATCAGAGTCCTATGTTTCCCTCGGAACACCTTTATATCTGCTCCATCAGAGCCTTACGATTTCCTCCTAACACCTTTATATCTGCTCCTTCAGAGCCTTGCGTTTTCCTCGGAACACCTTTATATCTCGTGCTTCAGAGCCCTTCTTTCCCTCGGAACACCTTTATATCTGCTCCATCAGAACCTTACGTTTTCCTCGGAACACCTTTATATCTGCTCCATCAGAGCCTTACGATTTCCTCGGAACACCTTTATATCTGCTCCATCAGAGCCTTGCGTTTTCCTCCGAACACCTCTATATCTGCTCTATCAGAGCCTTGCGTTTTTCTCCGAACACCTTTATATCTGCTCCATCATAACATTGCGTTTTCCTCCAAACACCTTTATATCTGCTCCATCACAGTCCTTCTTTCCCTCGGAACACCTTTATATCTGTTCCATCAGAGCCTTGCGTTTTCCTCGGAACGCCTTTGTATCTGCTGCATCAGAGCCCTACTTTCCTCGGAACACCTTTATATCTGCTCCATCACAGCCATAATTTTCCATTAGTGCCCTCCGTTCCCTCAGAACACGCTCAAGTCTGCTCCACCTTCGGAACACCTTTATGTCGGCTCAGTCATTGCCCTCCGTTCCATCGGAACACCTTTATGTTTGCTCCATCAGTGCCCTCCAGTCTGTCGGAAATAGTGTTTCGGTCATATAGCACCCTGTTTTAGATGTGTCTATATATGCATTATATCTATTTCAAGCAAGAGTTCTACCTATAACTATGAGCCGGATAATTTAGAGGGACGCTCTATGAAATTGACATAAAACTGCCGACTTTGGGGTTGGATAAAAGTTTCTTTGCAAGTCTTATTTAATCCGTGAGCAAATGCCaagaagatatgtatttttgtaagcATTTGGGCGTCTCGgaacatattttaaatatttttttttttatatcttagACATTCACGCCTTGAATTTATTCTGCAACATTTAATTGCGTTTAAATGTCCTTGTGCATATCAGGCAGTGGAGTGATACAAGTCCATTTTTCAAGAACTGCCATTGTACGTTGGACAAAGAGAAttaagagttacatgtatctcctgATCTAACACCTGCAGTTACGTCATGGTGATAAATTGAGTATGCAGTTCACAGTGTAAGTGAGATCAGATATTGTCGATGTGTTTCAGATCAATAATTGAAGGCCTTTCTTTCCAGATTAATATTTTAGTGAATAACGCAGGAAGATCTCAGCGTGCACACTGGCAAGACATCTCACTGTTAGTTGACAGGGAGATGCTGGAGGTGAATGTGTTAGGCGTTCTCTCTCTAACCCGGGCCGTTCTTCCCCATATGATAACGTCGAAAGGAGGACAGATTGTGGTCGTTAGCAGTATGGCCGGAAAATTGGGAACGCCGTTGTCCGGTTCTTACAGTGGATCAAAACATGCCCTTCACGTGAGTCTGCTTAGGTGCATAAGTCTCAATAATTTTGAGAGATAAAAGATGGTTGTTGGGTCAAAATGAATATGTATGTGATTACATTATGTGCGCTATATCACAAATACTGGAAATTGTGTACAAATAAAGTTAGCACAATACAGTATGAGATGTATATTTGATGTTGCGAGGTAATTAATCGGTCATTCATGAAAGTAATAAGTATAGGTTATTCAGGCCCGGGCGTATGGGCTATGCTTCATCACAATGTCTTTGTTCCAGCACTTCTTTTCTGTTTAGGGCCTCTTTGAAACTCTACGGATTGAAGGACATGCAAtgaacataaaaatcacaatggTTTGCCCTGGTCACGTGTTTTCTTCCATACGGCAAAAAGCTATGACTGAGAAGCCGGGAGAGGTAATGTATAAATAAACCAGAAAATCACTGGAGAAATGCTGCCCATTCCTCGGACTGTGAATCTGGTACAGCATACAGATGACGTAcgttatttgattgattaataGGTTTCAGCACGTGGGCACGGGAGAACAGAGGTAGGCTTAAGCCTGAGACAGAGAACTAATCTATgttcatgtgtatattttggttacatttttgCAATCGTGGTTTTGTGGGACTAGTTCCCATCTTGAACACTCGTTTTATTGTGTGAGAATCAGTccataaaaacatgcatatgcATTTGGATTTCTTTTTGACCCATATTGTAAAACTTGTAGCAGATTTCATTTTAGCGTGCTGTAGAGCGACTGAAATGAACGATAGAAAAAATAATAGGTCGtcgattttttttatgatttgaCTTGATGATTAGACTTCAGAATTATGCAATTCAAATACGAGATTAAAAAGCACATGTCGTAATTCTCCACAGAAACTGCTGACGTATGTTTGGGAAATCAATAAAAGATgaccaaaacaaaatggccgaaAACAAAATGAAGGGTAATCTCGGCAAAAGCAGTAGTGTCTGTTCTGTTTTCATATCCAACATATATGCTGCGTCCTGAGTCTAATTTTTGGAATAGTGTATAGTATTAACAGTAAACTGCAGCAATAACTATATACAGATTTctattaaaaaaatgtaaagatgaGAAAAGTGGAATTATTTGGTATTGTATTGTATAGCAGagcatatttacatacatatttatggtACTTCATTGCAGGAATATGGTGTAAAGATGAAGCCCAATGAAAGGCGCATGTCAACGTCTCGCTGTGCACTGCTGATGGCTGTGGCGATTGCCAATCAGCTGGACGAAGTGTGGATATCAATCCATCCTGTGTTACTTTTCACCTACATGGCTCAATATATGCCCACCCTGGCTCGGAGGTAGATACACTGTAACTATTCACACCGTAGACGACAGTATTTGTAACCTTGCGTGACTCTCTTTCAATAATCTCACTGTattaaagaacatttttttataaGTATTCCTTAAATATTTGGATTTAAATCCTTATTTAAATTAAGTCCTGTGTATAGCTAATAGTTTAACAGAAACTAAAATGCTTATGCATCAGCATAAATTTGGTCGTATTCTTGTTTGTCTTTTCTGCTATCTTTTGatgttttgacatttacatgtataaagcatgagaaaatatgtatatttttttccagattAGCTGTCCGCATTGGGATGAGGGTAATAGAAGACATTCGTCATGgaaaatgacaaaactgagtAGAATGACTTGTTGAACTCTGCCATACCATATACCTGGACAGACCGGTTCCCATGGCAGTTGCATGTGACCCCTCCATGTTTACAGATGTACGCACTTAACTCTTACTTACATAGTCAGAAAAAAGCGGCTTGCACGCCATTGCTTTCTTTTATGACTCTATAGCGCATGCTCATCCCGGATGTAGTGTAATTACAAGACGGAAGGGCTGATATGATTTTTTCCTGAGGTGTGATATCTTAATTGTCTGACTGGAACACTTAGAACAGTTAAAGGTGAATGATTCCCCGTTGCTAAGGCCTGCATGCCAACAAAGAGAAAGTGGTCTATTGACATAATAgttctttctttattttatttgaacatgtacatggcaCATAGAGTCTAAGGCAGTTCAACTATATAGTAATAAGCTAATTCATATTACAAATTAGCTTAATTTGTGATATGAACAAATTACACACAGTGTGATGAACGGAACTATCAGAGACAAACgttgatgtacatatgtacctcTAAAAGTAGCCAAATTAAAAATTTGGtagaagaaaaatgaaaatatgtatgtgtgggtTATTATCAATACATATGCAATGAGAGTTTGTGATTTCGATGATAAATAGGCATAAATGTTTATCGCTAATTAAAAGTAGCCCtttgaaacaaaatacacaccTGGGATGAACCttattggtggtttactccaaacGATGTTTTGGCCGATATGACGGCATTTTGATGAATGTTaaagattgttttattttgccaCTAAAGAGACCTATGTCTGTTAGTTGATTAAGTATTTTGATAGAGATCTCATGAGCCGTATGAAAggcatgctcaagaatattgcacttaagCAACGGTTGTAATCCTACTGTCATAACAGCCAAACAAATGAGAACCCGAATCACTAGCTTCGCGGGTCGTATCCGACTATTTATTTAGGAAGGTGCTTGTAAAATTTGAAGTAAATTATTAGCAACTAAGTGGATATAAAATGGACGTATATAGCATGCTATGCCCTAGCGGCGTGGTTCCGTGATTTACGTTATCTTGCATTTAAGACCACCTTCTAATCCATCAAGCCAATAACTACATAGCCTATCCCCAGATGTTGAGCGCCGATCGAGGAAATACAAAACgtgtcagttttatttaaccTCTTATGTATATAAACGGacaaattatacaaacaacTTGAGCTATTAAGATAAACAGTGTAACCATTCATTATCACCGATTTATGATATAGCCAACATTACGAACATTGATTATGCATCGAGGTAGAATGAATGTATTCTACCTCCATGGACTACATGAAAGTATAATAAACTCAATCTATACCTACACTTTGAAATAAGATCTTAACACTGACGAGAAAGAACTTGCAAGCTCACACTTGAGAGCTGTTTATGCAGGAATTTAGTGTTAAGTGATGGTAACATAATGTAGGGTCTGTCCTCCAAAGAGGCGTGAAAATGTCACCAGTATGACTACCAATGTCAGAGCCGGAAGCTATGCATACTGGTCACAACTGTCACTAATGATGGACTTGTTTTCTTGAGATCCGCTTTTCTGTTCTGTGTATAAACTGTATGTAAAAGGTGACCTTCGCTTTTTTGGGAATTAAATTGATTAAGCTCATTGTTGGTTAACGCCGTTACTAAAGAATACTTTGGGAAGTTGTATATGACGGCAGTCAATTTCGTGGATGGAGCAACGTTCCGCCTTATGACGCACCGATTTTCACCCGTGTCCCGAGCTGTCGTTGTTCGCTATATTGGTAGAAGGGAAGTGATCTCCAAAGACCTTCATCCAAAATCACCATATGAGCCGCGTCAACCGGTATGTTCCAAAAACAGAGGAGGAAGAGGAATCTGGAAAATTCCTGTTCGAGAAGGGATCGAACCAACAATTAAAAGACAGGCATCTCTATCCATTATCACGGCCATGCGATCTTGGCCTACCGTTCGTTCACATTGCTAAACAGATAAAACCACAACACATGGAACTGTTATGGAAGCAGGTggcttaattttaattttttgtctcAAATTTCCATATCAACATTTATTAGTAAAGTAAATTGTGATTATGtacttaaatatttatctacctttgtaacaaatacatttaacacGATTTCATGGGACATTAAACGGTACATATCCGCTGAACACATTTACCATTGCCATACGATAAAAATGAACTTATGCAATATAAGGCGATATAACCATCTGTATCAATTTGGAAATAATAACACACATATGCCATATCCACATAAACTATGAAAACAGTTACAATGTAATATCCTTTATTAATGACCCTTGAATGTACATTTTTAGAATATACTTTTATTCATACATCGTTCAAGAGATTTGTTGCAGCCACCGATTGCATTTAGTGTACCTTACACAAGAACGTTATCATATCATCATGTAAAAGACACACATAAGCAATGAACATGTATAATACTTCAAcaatactgacatacatattataAACTTAAAGTTATTAAAAATCTTTACTTAGAATtggacaacagaaaaaaatagcaattacatatttgactggtgttttacgccgtactcaagaatatttcccatatacgacggcggccaacattatgatgttcgtgcgaaacccacgactatctgcagttTGCTGTCAGGCCCTTCCACATTCGACTAGCATGAAGcaatggcattggtgagagaactGAAGCAGGCTTTCTCATCGAAATTTAACCCCTCGGTCATGAAGGCATTTTGTTCACAAGAGCTTATGACACTAGATACATCGGTAATGGTCAGTCATGCTGACCAAAGTATTATTTGGCCTAGGGGATGTGCCATCAGTCCAACCACTGCATAGCCTATCTCGTATCTGTTCATGAATCCATCTTTTTTGACTCTGGATGAATTGTTATGGGAATATAAGTATGCATGGAATGTATAAAGTTTAACCTGAGAAAGTAGGTCTGTAAAATATTGTCTATACAAACACTCaattttttattagtttttgaTTAGTAAAACCCTGGCCCTAACACGTAGTTAAATAAATGACTTCTCCATTTAATACTTGCTAACTGATAATATGGTAGAAATAAAACTTCGATGATACAAGGCTTTATTTGACGACAGGCCACTTGGCTTGAGCAAATCATCGGCCCTCTCTCagttctttaatttttttcatgccaAATCCCTTCATCAGCCTGAAAAAAAAGGATAAATTTCAAGTTTGAGGTAGATGTTAACCTTGTGTAAGACGGTACTTTTATGACCTCACGCTATACCTCTGACCTTAAATAACAAATTATCATGAACCATACACACCAACATTATAATTTTGAAGTTCACATATCCATTCAGTCCCTCTCCTTAAATCAAAAGCTCTCTGGGGCTAGGGCAATTTTATATAAGCCTATTAAACCatgaaaaaaatgcacattGACATATTGTCCCCATGACAACTAACAAGTTTCACAGACTTCCGCTCAGAACTTGCGAAAGTGTTGCGGTGACATTTCATTCATGTTCAAGCTCTACGTTTGAACTGCGGCAACTTTGATgccaagtatttatttatttcataatgtttaacAATGTAGTCAGCCGACGCTTGATCCAAGGGTGTGAT
Above is a window of Liolophura sinensis isolate JHLJ2023 chromosome 7, CUHK_Ljap_v2, whole genome shotgun sequence DNA encoding:
- the LOC135471243 gene encoding dehydrogenase/reductase SDR family member 7-like, which codes for MDWLSVLHVLLLAFFVFVICQLTRLYFADSDLTLQWAHHFGVPTSHLRGKVVWITGASSGIGEHLSYELAAAGCRLVLSARRKDELERVKKQCQLSGRVADADILVLPLDVVKFDTHKEHVRTVIDHFKQINILVNNAGRSQRAHWQDISLLVDREMLEVNVLGVLSLTRAVLPHMITSKGGQIVVVSSMAGKLGTPLSGSYSGSKHALHGLFETLRIEGHAMNIKITMVCPGHVFSSIRQKAMTEKPGEEYGVKMKPNERRMSTSRCALLMAVAIANQLDEVWISIHPVLLFTYMAQYMPTLARRLAVRIGMRVIEDIRHGK